GCTGCCCGTCTCCACATCCTTTCTAGTATCTTAGAGGGTTTTGAACGAGTGAACGAGAGATGTTTGTTTACAGGGCCTCTTCCATCGTGTTCTGCGTGAAGAAATCTCTTTGGCAAAACTTGTGAGAATGAAGCCAGAAGAACTTGTCTCCAAAGAGCTTTCCATGTGGAAAGAGAGATCGTCAAAGCCTGTGAGTGCCGACAGGAGAGGTGGCTGCGGGTGCCAGAAGCCTGACACCAGCgcccccgccaccccaccccgGAGTGAATTAATAGCCTGTTGGCATGAGAGAGTCCCCTTGGGAAAGAAGGGCTAAGGCTTCacatttgtctgtctttttcatctTAGGTGATGGAGTCCAGATCTAAATTGCATAATGAGACTAAGAAGCCTACCGTTAAACAGGAAAGTATTCCCGATATGGAAGATTCTCCGCCAGTATCAGATTCTGATGTAAGCGTTTAGGATTTCCAGCGCTCCCGGGAATTGACTAAGATGATCCCATTCCAGACGTTGTTAGGTGCCTGAATTACTGGGCAAGACACTGAGCTGACACAGCGTGTGTAGTTGTATTGCTTCTCAAGTACTTGTATTCAGTagtcctttttctctgttttcgtGGTTCTCAGTCCCGTGAGAGGTTTTTTCCATGGGTACTGCTGAtctggagagggggtggaagaGAAATGACCTCCTTCTTGTGCTTTAGGATCAGCAAGAATCGGTGCGGGCGGCCCCCGAGAGGAGCGCAGCACCACTGCTTGACCTTGTCGGCAGTATGCTACAGGACACGACCGGGCAGCACCGGGCACACCTCTTTGACCTGAATTGTAAGATCTGCACAGGTGAGTAGATCTGGGGCGAGACTGTGGAGACCCTTCTCAGGACAGCTGCATTCAAACCAAGTTACACAGGGGAAAGGCTAGAATCGTTTCTTCAAGCTTAGGAAGTGAGCCCCTACCTTTATAGTGTTGTTTTAAAGCAGTGATCGTCCGTCCACCCGTGGGCAGGCTTTGCTCTCGCACGTGTGGGATTTCTCACGAAGGCCTTCCTTCTGTTCTCCAGGTCAGCTTCCATCGTCGGAAGATGAGCCAGCTCCGCAAAAACAGAAGTGGTCCACTTCTGCCAAGAAGGAGGACTCAAAGTCCAAGCATGACAGCTCTGCCTCTGAGCCCGCTCTCAGCTCAGCCGATGATGCGGCAGCAGAAACCCTGCCTGAGGACGCCTCGGAGCCAGACCTGGAAAGCGCTGCTCGCGCCCACGTGGAGGGAAAGTCCCTCCCGCTGCCTCCAGCAGACGGCCACCCCGAGCCCTCCGCCCTGGACGgcgccccctgcccagcccctggtGGCGGCGGAGTGCTCACCACAGTCACGGTGTCCGGCCGAGACCCCAGGACTGCACCAGGCGGGCCGAGCACGGGCACGGCTCCCTCGGCAGCCCGCCCAGACAGCGCCCACCCAGCGGAGCCCCGACAGGACGTCCCGAAGCCTGTGCCGACCTCTGTGACGGTGCCCAAGTCCATCCTGGCCAAGCCGTCCACGTCGCCCGAGCCCAGATACCTCCTGTCGGTCCCGCCGTCGCCAAGCATCAGGTGCGGCCCCCGTGTGTGGTCTGAGCAGCCGAGCAGTGGCCTTGCTTTCAGACGGACAGAAGCAGTAACGCGCGATTCGGTCGTTCGGCTCTGAAATCCACCCAGAAATACAGCTCTCCTCAGTTTGCTGTTTTAAAAAGGCGTTCTTTTAAAGCTTCAGTTTTAGGACGACTAATTATCACCTTAGAATTATAGTTCTTGAAAACTGGAGTTTGAATTTACAGCCATCCAGTTTATTGCCTAAatagtttatatttctttgacCAGAATGTGTTTATATCATTATGATTAaggtaattaatttgaaaaagtaaGCTATCAAAACTTGCAGGAATTCACTTTGCTTTTAtaaacatgttaaataaataaataaatattggggaTTCTTTGGGCAGAGAGAAAGATTCACGTAttttctgtggttttgttttacagCATCTCAGAGTCCCGGTCCCCTCCAGAAGGAGATACCACCCTCTTTTTGTCTCGACTCAGCACCATTTGGAAAGGATTTATTAACATGCAGAGTGTAGCGAAGTTTGTCACTAAGGCGTATCCTGTCTCTGGATGTTTTGATTATCTCAGTGAGGTCAGAACCCGGAGGGAGAGAatcgtgcgtgtgcgtgtgcgtgagcgtgtgcgtgcgcgcgttTCCCACAGGCGCTCTGATCCCGCACTGGAGTCAGGCGCGTGGCCACCTTCCTGCTGAGTGTCTGGACGCACAAGCGCCTCTGCAGGCAAAACGGGGGTTGCTGGGCCAAGTCGGCAGGTTATGCAGTTTGGACAGTGGCGAACATTCAAATGAGAAATCAGACCCTCCATCTTTTCTGAAAAAGCTGAAGCttgtcttccttctccctctgtcccGCTAGAGCTTGTGCAAGACCTGGGTGTGCGTGTGCCCGCTGCAGGTGCGGCCGGACACACGTGACCTGCCTCGCTGTGGAGGGGCACACGTGAAaggtcttttatttttcagaattaacACAAACAGCGCTAGCGTTTCAGGCTTAACAAGGAGTGCTCAGTCACTTCCGAGACATGCCTGGATGTTTACTACACGTGTATGTCCATGAGAGACAACGGTAAATCACTGTGCTAAATGTCATCCTATTTAGCAGAAGCTTATCCTTCTACCGCCCTTGGGTTTGGTCACTCATGATCCCCGATGTTAGTCAACTAAGCAACGTTTGACACAGTTACTGCCGCTTTGTTTGGGATAgttgcagacttcttagttgtgaaTCTCGGGTAGTTTGGGGTCTCTCTGTGACCGCCCCGGTTCCACCGGCCATTTAATCAGAGTTCATTTCACTTAGGACCTGCCCGACACGATTCACATCGGCGGAAGGATTGCCCCAAAGACAGTCTGGGATTACGTCGGCAAACTCAGATCTTCAGTGTCTAAGGTACCTGCCCACAGTCTGACCTCTGCACCCCAGGAAGAAGGGGTTTGTTTACACACGGCTCGCTCTTTGACTTCTCGTCTGGCGCGTTAGTACTTGAAACGTCTCTAGTTCATGAGATATTTGCAGCTGAACGTTTAAGTTGATAGCTGGCTAACCTGTGAAGGGGTGTCTAATTAACACGACGGTGGAAGCTTTGTGAAAGCACATGTGTAGTTCAGAGTTAGAAATACGGATACTCTGTCCCTTTTTGTCTGAGCTGATGGAGTAGAGGTGGGGGGAGGCGGCTGGGCTGGAGTCTGTGAAGCCCTGAGATGCGGACGCAgctgtgtgtctgcgtgtgcagTGCTCTTTGGGGGAGGGGCTCTTGTTTTCGCTGGGGTCACAGAAGGGTTACGACCCTGCTCTAGTTCAGCCCTCCCGTTTCGGAGCTCGGGCAGCTCATCACACGCTTAGTGGTCACTTAGCTCTGTGTCAGACACTGCCCCAGGCTGCCCCCTGCACACAGAGTAGCCCGTCGGCACGAGAGCCCCAGGAGGTGGGCTCTGTGTGGAGGACAGTGGGGCTGAGTAGTTTGAAAGCGGTTCCTCTGAAACCGAGACCCAACCCAGCAGTCTTGAGACGGGCCTGTGTCCTCTTCACCAGCTCATTGTTCTGCTGTGTTGGGCAGCGGGGCTGTGACAGTCAGAATCAGAGCCGGTCGCTTCTCTCCTCGCTTCCCTCCTGCTTGGGGGGCTTAGGTGCCAGGTGGAGCGGCTGCCTTTGCGAGTGGCCGCGGGTCAATGCTCCCCGCCCTCTGTTTGTTGCAGGAGCTGTGTCTGATCCGCTTCCACCCTGcgacggaggaggaggaggtggcctACATCTCTCTGTACTCCTATTTCAGCAGCCGCGGCCGCTTCGGCGTCGTGGCAAACAACAGCAGGCACGTCAAGGATCTCTACCTGATCCCGCTGAGCGCCACGGACCCCGTCCCCTCCAAGCTCCTGCCCTTTGAGGGACCAGGTAGGCCCCAGCCTTCTGCCCACGCGTCCCCCCCGTGCCCTGCGGAGTCCGTCACAGCGAGCTGCGTGCATCACCCAGACCCGGGCTTTGGCAGCAGAACGTGGGAGCAGGGGTGAAGCAGCGTTGAGCTGTGGGGCTTCCCAGATAGTGGAGGGTGGCCCCGGAGGTCCCCTGAGGAAGGTGCGAATTGTCTTACAAAAGTCCTGTGAAGAGGGATGAGCCCGTCCGGAGCCCGGCCGCCTCGTGTGAGCAGGGTGTTGGCGGCAGGAGCTGCGCAGTGCcggggggccggggccggggcctggGCTGCGGGCTGGCCTCTTGCGGGCGTCAGGCCGAGCCTCTGCGCTACAGGCATTCAGTGTGAGGAGAACCGAGAAATAGCGTTGAGACAGGAACTAGTTCTAGAAATAATCACTTGGAAATCTGCTGCTCCAGTTCTTCTCTTTGTCAGACCACTTTCTGTTCACTCATTCCTTAGAAAGTGCTGCTTCTAAAGAATGACTTACAGGGTGACTGGTAAGAAAGTTCAGGCTTGTAAGGGAGCTGAGGGTGATTCCAAGGGGGACGTGGTCTCTGGGGACCCAACTCCTCTTAACCCTGAGAAGGTGACGGGACTTAAGTCTCACAGGAAGATGCctaaatgggagtgtctccttGGCCGTGGCGCCCCCCAAAACGGCTAAGCCTAAAAGATGCTGAGTGTAACCCGCAGTCAGCGCTCTTGAAGCGCTCGCTTCTACAGGCGGTGGCTACGCCCGCGCCCGGCACCTCCGTGTCCACGGCCAGCGCCCCTGCCGCAGCCAGGCGCTTACACGGCCCGGCGGCCCTGCGGGCCCAGCGTCCTGCTCGGTCCCCATGACCACGGGACTCGTGTTCCCTGGCACAACACACGGAACTGTGTCAATGCCAAACACGTTAGAAGCCAGACTCTCGGGGGCTGTCCCACTCCCCGTGCTAAAGCGGTGCCGCCTGACGGGCAGCAGGGAGGGCCGTGGCCGAGGTTCTTGGCAGTCAGCTCCTGGGGCGCCGGCCGGCTCCCTGGACACCACGTTCCTGACGCAGCGGTGACGGTGGTGAAGCCGACTTCCGATACCGTGAGGAGCCTCCGGTCAGTCACAAGGGCGGAAGCCTGTGCGGGGCCTAGTGTGAGCGTAGATCCTGTGACACGCACCCTCTGCGCGTCTGTAGCAGCGGGACCTGGGAGGTGACTAAGCCCTGTTTACCCCATGTTGGAGCCCCTCTCACGGCTCCACCTGCAGAGCCCTCGGTGGGGTCTTGCCTCACTCCATCCCGGTGCACCTTGTCACACAAGCAGGGGGCTGCCAGGTTCGGGGCCACAGACAGACGCTGAGGGGGCAGAGGTGGACGAGGTCCGGCGTGCTGAGGATGCGGGGGTGTGGGGGCCACCGAGGAGACCCCCAGTTGGAGCCGCGGCGGGAGCCGGTGCAGTGCTGGGTTGGGGCCCGGCTGGCGGAGGGAGGGGGCCGTGCTGGGCGTTCCAGGGTGACACGGGGACAAGGAAGGCTGGGCAGGGCACTCACCTCGTCTGCTGAGTGACCACCCTTGATGACCAGCGGAGGGGACGTCACTCCGCCGCCTGCGTTCCCAAGGCTGTCACTTCCTGAAGGGGTTGCTCAAAGCCTGCAGGTTTTCATCCACCATAGAGAACGaatgtttcattaaaataaagtagTAAGGGGCGTTTTGGAAACGTAATTGTATGGGAAATTTTACCATAAACTTTtaaagacttatttttttaatcggAGGGCTTCTAAATATCAGCTTGTTTaatttagtatatatatttttaattctcctGCTACCTTTGTGTGGTATTAACATCTTTATGTGTTTTGTACACTTGCACATCAGTCAGACTCCCTTGGCCCCAGGCCACGTTACCTGCCTGAGCTGCTTCGCACATTTGTATCATGACTCGGCGCTCCCTGGGTACAGACGTCCGTGTGTCGCAGGCTCGTGGTGTGTGCGTCACGTGcgtgttgtgtgtgtgcgtgagtgcTGGGAAGGTGAGCGGGGGTGTCCCTCCTGTCTCTGCACAGCATCCTCTGACGGCACAGGTCTAGTCCGAGGGGCTGCCGTGTCCCTCGATGGAGCAGCCAGTGGGCTTGAGCACATGTTGCCCGGCAGTGCCGGCCCCGCAACCTCATGGGGGGCGCCCTCGACCCCTCACGTCAGCCCTGCGGCGGGGAGCGCCCACACGGCCCGGGGCTGTCACTGCCCGAGGTCGCGGGGCCAGTAAGCGTGGAGTCAGGGTCCGCCCCGGCCGCACCTCCATCCCAAGGCCTCGGTGGGGCACAGGCCTCCCACTTCAAGCAGCCCGCCCGCCAGTGGGCGGGCCtctggggggaggagggcaggtctGTGGGGGTGGAGAGTAGAGTGCCTGACTCGGCACGTCAGTCTCTGGACTTGGGAGCCCCGTAGATTTTGACAGTATGGCTCACGCTCGAGAAGCAGGCAAGGACACGAGGTGTTGAACCCATGTGCGGAGCTGGGGAGGCCTACGCGGCCTGCTCGTGGTCAGCGTCCTCTCCACCCCGCGCTCGGATGGTGGACACGGCGTGGTGTCCACGCAGAACCCACAGCCCAGTCCCTGCGCGGCAACAGAGCCCATGCTAGCCCAGTCTGCCTCCAGGGCGTTTTGTCCTCCCGGGCTCCCTCGACGTGTCCCAGAGGCGCCAGGCTGTCACCACTTCACACAGCCTGGAGGACGGCTGGGAAGCCTGCGTCCCTCTGACCCAGCGGACAGTCCTTCCACTGTGGACGCGGCTCAGCTCAGTCCCCCACACGCTGACGGGGCTCCACCCCTGGGGACTAGGGTCTGTGCGTCGAGGGGCTTTATTCACGGAAGGAAGACCAGTCAGATGGGACGCTGGGCCGAGGACAGGGCGCCCGGCCCTCCCGAGGGGGTGGGGGCACCTGTCGAGGGCCCTCGGGCACCTGAGGTGTGGACCACCCCAAGGAGAGGACAGGGACCTGCCTTCTGAGCCATTGCAGGGAGGGGAACGTTCTCTTAGCAGGCTGGTTCCATCCGTGGCGTCTGCCTTCTGTCCTCACTCTTAACTGCTTCCTAAGTTAGACCGTTTCCGTGACTTGCGGTATTGTCAGGTAAGCACGTCTTCCGTTTCTGCGTGTCTGCCTGCGTAGCTGTGTACAGATGCTGTAATCAAAGGCAAAATCGTGCTGAATGGAAAGTGCTTCTCTCTCCTTTGAAATCAATAAAAACATTTCGTGGAAACTGGTCATTGTTTGTCTGAATTTGAACCGTCTGGTAGCTCTTGGTGCCCATCCAGGCTCACTGTGACGGAGGACTGTCTCCACCTTGCTTTGCCTCAGCCGATGCCAGTGTCCTTCAGGCTGTGCGGGCAGCGGTGCGGCGCTGGGGGCGCCTGGACACGGGCGGGCGGACGGAGGGACGACGCCCTCCTCACTGGGACGCGGAGCCCTGGCTTTGCACAGGTCTTAGGGACCCAAGAGTGGGAGTGGGCGAAGTCTGCATGGGAGCCGAGTGCGGCGGGTGGGCAGCTGCTTCTCCCCGTATTTGCTGGGTCTCTGCCCAAGTCCTCTGTGAGGACGGCTGCTGCTAACTCCAGCACAGTTTCTGTTCCCGCCGGTGTGGACGCTTTGTCTTGTCGGACTCAGACCATGAGAAGGTGGTCACTTCAGATACTGACTAGTGGAGCATGCCAGGTAGATTTAGGGTTAAAAGCCTCATTTGATAGTTGGGCAGCTTTCAGCTGGTTTATTAATCAAAACTGAACCTCGTCCCCTGCTGTGCCACGTCCAAGGTGCATGGGGGCTGCTTCCCCCCCAGCCCTGTTGCTGACACACCTGGACACAGATCCTGGTTTGGGTCTTGGCGCAGGAAATCCACACACACCTTTTTAAGCTGTCCCTCGTCCCCGGGTTTGTCCACTTCTCTCTCTGTACGGGGGATCTGCGGCTGACCCTCTCACCGTGAAGACTCGGGGACCTCCGTGCAGCTAAGAAGTCTTGTGTCATCCACACGGGGCCTCGTGGACGCGTTCGCTCCCGCAGTTTGGAGGGGGTCGGGCGGGGCTGCCGACACCCCGGTGCGCGGTCTGATCAGGACCCCTTGTCTGGAAGTGATAGTTCAGTGCCTCCCCCCCAGTTCTCCTCTACTTGATGAGTCATAAGCCTCACCACTACCCTCAAAGGGAGGCCGGTAAGTAAGCACCCCGCTTGTAACCATGGGACAGAGGCCCTGCGCGGAGCCGGGGAGGCACCCCGGACCCCCGGCGGGAGCCCTGTCCCCGCATGCAGCCAGCGTGCTCACTGCTGCTGCGTCTTCTCGGGGCGCCCTTTCCTCTCTAGGGGTCGCAGTCAACAGTGGGCGCGCCCGCAGGGGCCCCAGGCAGAAAATGGGGCCTTCAGGGGAAAGCTGCCCCTGCCACCGCCCCTGTGGTAGTAGCCCTTTGACTGTGTCCAGCGTGCCCTTGCCAGGCGCCTGTCGTGAGGGTGCGGAGCGGGGTGGAGCCAGACGTTGCCCTCATCTCCCTGAGGGTCACTGCCGAGGCCCCGGTAGCACAGTGATTAATGTTCTTCCACAAGCAAGTCATCTCCACGGTGCTAGTTACATTTCGAGTCTCCATGCAGCCATAACGTGCACAGGAGAAGCAGATAAGGTTTGACTGCTTCAAAAACAGcccaatttaaatataaaatcctgCAGAAGATTAGTGGGGAAATTCAAAACTAACACTCCTCCGACCCGGGAGCTTCGTTAGATCGCGTTCGGGTGTGTGTAGATGAAGTAGTTGAGAgctgaaagcatttaaaaatactagCTGCTTAATTAGATGCTGGTCTCCAGGGAGTTTACTGTTTTTGAAACAAATGTAAATGTTAAGTAATTTAATCGTAACCTCCCCTGTGATGCCCGTGACCACAAAGGGTAGAGTCTAGAGAATTGCGCCGAGTCTGGGATGTATCATTTTTGTTAGGAAGCATGTAAAGCTGTTGCAAGTTGTGGGGCTGGCGCACCCCCCGAGGACAGGACCCCATCCGTCTCCCTGGATTTAGCGCAGTGACTGACCCTCCACAGACAGCGTCTTTGACCTGAAGCATGATTCACGCCGCAGGCCCTAGCGTTGGCACCTTAGAAGTTGAGCTCTTCGGAGGTAGCATAGCCCATCTGCATGGAGGACAGTCGAGGGCCCTGGGCTGCTGCGAGGATGCCCCTGGCCGgggctccccagccctccccacccccggccacGTGGCCGAGCACATTCCTCCTCCGCTGCTCCTGCCTGCAGAGCTGGCCAAGGCTCCAGCTTGTGGCTTGGCCTGGGGACCTGTTCTGCCAGCCCTGGGGCCGCGTCAGTGACAGTCGGCCTGGGAAGGGCCACGAGAGCCAGTCGAGCTATTGACTGTGCCCCGGACTGGTTATCAGTGGGCTGTAAATTATTCAGTAAGTGGCTGTTAACAGTGAGTGACAGATTTACTCTTTTAAGTTAAAAGAATTCATTTTGATTAGAACACGAACCTGCTAGAGTATCTTTTCACATCTGAGCAGAAGCATCTGGGTGCCATGCCCAGTGCAGCGGCCTGGCCCTCCTGCCTCCACGCCCTCCTTTGCCGGCTCCTCCTTCCTCTGAGTCACCACTGTCGTCAggagggcaggcagaggacattctGGAAGCCATTCCTCTGATCACGAGTGGGTGTCTTCATGGGCACCTCAGCCCTTGAATGTCAGCCTGTGAAACGAGGCGCTGAGCGCGGTGCGGAGGGGGGCCGGCAGTGCGTCGCCGATGCATGCGGATGCCGGGCCAGCCCAGCTCACTGGGGCAGGCCCGGTCTTCCTCCTCCTCGCGGGTGGGATGGGACATCCGCCACCCTTGTGCTCGGCATGTCAACCCGTCTCTGCTGGAATTTAGGAAGGGTGACAGGCGCTCAGAACTACACAGTGGGTCCAGAGACAACTGTTTGGTCTGTGATCAACTTGAAATCACCGAAAGAATAGGAAAAACAGTGCTGCTCTTCTTTTTTAgtgagcaaacaaaaaatatatagcatgaCTATTTTTGACACAGTAGTGATTGATGTGTAAATCGAGTTTATACaatttgattaattttaaatatgctgTTGAAACAAAATTTTGGTCCCGTGTTTATCATTTCTCCCTAACTGACTGCTCTGTGACTTGGGCTTTTCTGTTCCCCTGTTGGTATTCCGGGTTTGTTATTAGTGTGAGGGTGGAGGAGCCGTACAGAAACAGTAGCATCCCTGGTACCGTGCACCGCAATCCAGAATGTTGGGACGAAGaatttttctaagaaataattatttgtgaAGAACTGTGCAATGTTGTGACATTCCCAGCATGTTCTCCAGGTGGTGTGTCCTttgtcgccccccccccccccccccccgtcctgaACACCTCTGGGCCTCAAGCCGCATGTCCTGTGTTGACAGAGACCTGAGCGTTCGGTAGCTTTTGATAAGTTACTGGTCATTGAATGTCTTTCTAAACCTGCAAGAACATTTGTTTTAGGCATTTTGGTCAGCATTCCTTTTCCCATCAATTGTAATTTTGACACCAGCGACTAATGAACTTATCGAATGGCGTGTGTTATATCGATCAGTATAATTTTGTTGATCATTATAATTGAGTTGTAGAATTGGTCCTTAACTGAACCTTTAATTTTAGTATGAATAGCTTAATTTGCACATTGCAGCTCATAAGGTAAAGTCGAAAGGGGGTGCTGCCTTCCTGATTTGTAGCAAGAGGCCAAATAAAGGAGCACAGCTAAGAGTTTGTTTAGAAAACATCCTGGTACCTACAGGCTTCATTCCCAGTAGGTGAACGGCCTGGAGTGTGTGCGTGCCggccttccccacctcctccggCACGCCTCGACCCTAGCGTCGTGTGTAATTGGAAATCTGTGATACGTTTGGCACCGGGCGAACGCGCGTGCGCATCGGGCCCTTGGTTTTGTGGTTTGTGGGCCCGTCAGGCCGGGCACGTGCGCAGTGCAGTCCGCATCTTTTGCAGCAGGTCTTCAAACACTTGCTTCTGTTTTGCCACAgaatttcctcctcctccctctggaaACCATCCCCGCGTCGCCCTTCACACCCAGAGTTTACCCCTGAAGGACAAAAGCTACAATTCGATTCTAAAATTTGCACAACTGTTCTGTTTTTTAGGTCTTGAGTCCCCGCGTCCGAACATAATCCTGGGGTTAGTAATCTGTCAAAAACTAAAGCGTCCTTCAAATGCTGGCGAAGTAGACAAGACAGAGGAGAAGCGGCCCCGTCCTCAGACCCAAGAAGAGATGGATCCCGTCCACCCCAGAGTGCCAGCAGCCCTGCTTCCTGAGAAGAAGCCCCCCAAGTACCCGCTGTGCCCAGGGGATGCGGCTGTTAGCACCACACCCCCggggtctcccccacccccaccccctcctccagaaGCACCGGGTGTGCCGGCCTCGTCTTCCGTGTTACAGATACTGTCGTCGCTCAAACCAGGAGCCACGAACGCTGTCACGGCACCACCCGCGTCAGTGACGGTTGCGGTGGCCGCTTCCTCTGTCACTTCCTCTTCTTCAAAAACAGCTTCGCCCCTAGAACATATCCTGCAGACTCTCTTCGGGAAGAAGAAGGCGTTTGACACCCCCACCAAAGAGTCTGCCGAGTCGGCCCCAGCCCCCCAGCAGGACTCGAGAGCCAAAGCTGGCGGCGGGCTGCCGGCGGCGCCTCTGCTGGACCCAATTGTCCAGCAGTTTGGTCAGTTCTCAAAAGACAAAgctctggaggaggaggaagacgaCAGGCCGTATGACCCCGAGGAAGAGTATGGGCCTGAGAGAGCCTTCGACACTCAGCTCGGAGACCGCGGGAGACGCCAGGACGCGGAGAAGGCCGCGGAGGCAGCTGAGCGGGAGGAGGTGGCCTATGACCCAGAGGACGAGACGATCCTAGAAGAAGCCAAAGTGACGGTCGAGGACCTGCCCAGCAGAATGTGTGCGGCGGCTCACGGGGGGCCTGGCCTGCCGGCCCCCTCCTTGGCCGAGCAGCAGCAGATGATAGAGGAGCTCAACAAGCAGATCGAAGAGcagaagaggcaggtggaggcGCAGGAGGAGGCGCTCCGGCAGCAGAGGGCCGCCGTCGGGGCCTCCATGGCCCACTTCTCCGTGTCGGATGCGCTCATGTCGCCGCCGCCCAAGGCCGCGCCGTTGCCGCAGGagccgccggccccgggccccagCGCCGAGGCGCGGCCGAGCCGGGACCCCCGGCAGGCCCGGCGGTTGGCCGCGGAGAGCAACGAGAGCGAGGCGGCCCCGAGGCCCCCGCCGGCCAGAGAAGCACCCGGAGGGGCCGCTGCCGGCCCAGGGCCACTGCCGGCCCAGGAGGAACCAGAGTCAGCCCCTCCGCTGTGGGCTCCAGGCGAAGAGGCCCCAATGCCGGCCAAGCAGGACGGCCCCCTGCGTGAGCCCACGGAAAGCCCGGGGCCTGAGAGCGCGGCCGGCGGGGACTGCGCGGCCAGGCCTGCCCGGAAGGTGCTGCTGCCCACGCCGCCGGGTGCCTCCTTGCAGCCTCTGTTCCCTTCGCAGCACGAGGGCCAGAGCTTCCACCCTCCCGGAGGAAGGGATCCTTTCTCGGGTGCACTGTATGCCTCTCAGGAAAAACCTCTGGGCTCTTGCCAGTACGAGGATCAGAGAAATGCTCAGTTTCCCGAGAAAAGTGACTCCCTGGCAGCTGAAACTGAAGGAGACAGAGAGCCACAGCCCAGGCCAGGCGAGGGGGCCGACACGTTCCCCGCCGCAGCACAGAAAGGGGGGCCTCCGCCCCAGTTCCAAGGCCAGCGGGAGCCTGCGCCGCGCACTTTCGGGATGTCGGGCCTTCACGGCCCCAATTTCACAGGCCCACGGGGGCCGGTCCCTCCGTTCTCAGAAGAGAATTCTAATAACGACGGGCCGAGAGGGGGGCCTCCACCAGCCAGATTCGGGCCCCCAAAGGGGCCCATCCCTTCCTTGTTCTCAGGGCCACACGGGCCACCTCCCTACGGGGATGGGAGGGGCCCGTCCCCCTCCCACCTGGGTGGGCCCAGGGGAGCAGGGCCGCCTCCGTTTGAAGACCGCAAGGACCCCCACGGGGAGAAGAGGGAGTTCGCGGAGGCCCCGTACGGTGAGGCCTCGGGCCCCCCTGGCCAGTGCGAGGGGCCCGAGCAGGCCCCGTTCCTGGGAAACAGGGGCGCCACGCCTTTCCAATTCGGGGGCCAGAGGAGGCCTCTGCTGTCACAGTTTAAAGGACCCCGGGGTGGCCCTCCTTCCTCTCAGTTCGGAGGTCAGAGAGGCCCCCCCGCCGGCCACTTTGTGGGCCCGAGGGGGCCGCACCCTGGGCAGTTTGAAGGCCCCAGGGGCCAAGCTCCTGGCTTCGTGCCGGGACCCAGGGGGATGCAGCCTCAGCAGTTCGAAGAGCAGAGGGTCCACTCGCCGCCCAGGTTCACCGGCCCGAGGGCACCGGCGCCCTTGCCCTTTGGGGGGCCCCGGGGGGCCGCTCCCTTCCCCGAGAAGAGCGAGTCGGCGCCTCCACGCTTCCACTTCCAGGGC
The DNA window shown above is from Kogia breviceps isolate mKogBre1 chromosome 14, mKogBre1 haplotype 1, whole genome shotgun sequence and carries:
- the DIDO1 gene encoding death-inducer obliterator 1 isoform X1, which produces MDEKGDPSGEDAPKAIKPTSKEFRKTWGFRRTTIAKREGAGDVEVDALEPLPRQQQSPSLRRSGRQPKRTERVEEFLTTVRRRGRRGTPVSLEDPAEPASCPVTDAESASEGSVESASDGKSGPRSGSTGAKERTASSSKARGHGDEDDTSDSDSDGLTLKELQNRLRRKREQEPTDRPPKGIQNRLRKKHREEDPVETMDVEAGDAMEGSLPIPQEPEVDLGAASQVAKMDRESQLEGRVAPGGNAEEPGDAVRHKPECEVYDPNALYCLCRQPHNNRFMICCDRCEEWFHGDCVGISEARGRLLERNGEDYICPNCTILQVQDEPTSETTGTQDSRSRPADADGTDCTSIGTVEQKSSEDQGIKGRIEKAANPSGKKKLKIFQPVVEAPGAARCIGPGCSSVAQPDSVYCSSDCILKHAAATMRFLSAGKEQKPKPKEKPKTRPEKIILQKCSVQAGIKISSVHKRLAPDKKENTVKKVAVVPPRSEVLAKEPTCESSTPSWASDHNYNAVKPEKTAAPWPPLLCKSVKEDRRAEAKAAVAAVPKKVAPPGSSGGGKQPSPRNLLPKKSPPFANTAAAKQAIKKSPPGFKGTIPKRPWLSAAPSPSGSAPSAKQARLAPVAATSASRKFPGSAASVGAVRKPGTTSLPLASPAPGRLGPASPASSQPNSQIRQNIRRSLKEILWKRVTDSDDLIMTENEVGKIALHIEKEMFNLFRVTDNRYKSKYRSLMFNLKDPKNQGLFHRVLREEISLAKLVRMKPEELVSKELSMWKERSSKPVMESRSKLHNETKKPTVKQESIPDMEDSPPVSDSDDQQESVRAAPERSAAPLLDLVGSMLQDTTGQHRAHLFDLNCKICTGQLPSSEDEPAPQKQKWSTSAKKEDSKSKHDSSASEPALSSADDAAAETLPEDASEPDLESAARAHVEGKSLPLPPADGHPEPSALDGAPCPAPGGGGVLTTVTVSGRDPRTAPGGPSTGTAPSAARPDSAHPAEPRQDVPKPVPTSVTVPKSILAKPSTSPEPRYLLSVPPSPSISISESRSPPEGDTTLFLSRLSTIWKGFINMQSVAKFVTKAYPVSGCFDYLSEDLPDTIHIGGRIAPKTVWDYVGKLRSSVSKELCLIRFHPATEEEEVAYISLYSYFSSRGRFGVVANNSRHVKDLYLIPLSATDPVPSKLLPFEGPGLESPRPNIILGLVICQKLKRPSNAGEVDKTEEKRPRPQTQEEMDPVHPRVPAALLPEKKPPKYPLCPGDAAVSTTPPGSPPPPPPPPEAPGVPASSSVLQILSSLKPGATNAVTAPPASVTVAVAASSVTSSSSKTASPLEHILQTLFGKKKAFDTPTKESAESAPAPQQDSRAKAGGGLPAAPLLDPIVQQFGQFSKDKALEEEEDDRPYDPEEEYGPERAFDTQLGDRGRRQDAEKAAEAAEREEVAYDPEDETILEEAKVTVEDLPSRMCAAAHGGPGLPAPSLAEQQQMIEELNKQIEEQKRQVEAQEEALRQQRAAVGASMAHFSVSDALMSPPPKAAPLPQEPPAPGPSAEARPSRDPRQARRLAAESNESEAAPRPPPAREAPGGAAAGPGPLPAQEEPESAPPLWAPGEEAPMPAKQDGPLREPTESPGPESAAGGDCAARPARKVLLPTPPGASLQPLFPSQHEGQSFHPPGGRDPFSGALYASQEKPLGSCQYEDQRNAQFPEKSDSLAAETEGDREPQPRPGEGADTFPAAAQKGGPPPQFQGQREPAPRTFGMSGLHGPNFTGPRGPVPPFSEENSNNDGPRGGPPPARFGPPKGPIPSLFSGPHGPPPYGDGRGPSPSHLGGPRGAGPPPFEDRKDPHGEKREFAEAPYGEASGPPGQCEGPEQAPFLGNRGATPFQFGGQRRPLLSQFKGPRGGPPSSQFGGQRGPPAGHFVGPRGPHPGQFEGPRGQAPGFVPGPRGMQPQQFEEQRVHSPPRFTGPRAPAPLPFGGPRGAAPFPEKSESAPPRFHFQGPAAPGAKPAPRPLLELPSHPPAPPAAPAPGPEAEFREGRGHEYRGPGFEGRPRDKAPEEPEAPPADSRPGRALEDRRRERERGKPWERERGRTWSRERDWDRGREWDRHRDKDAGREWDRGRERNAGRDKGREWDRARERSRNRDRDRRRDRERSRSRDRERDKARERERRRDRSRSPERPRDPKAEAPRAAAPTAQT